CTGGCAAATGTCATGGTGATGATGCTGAAAGTCAAAATTGAGGCAATGAACATTGCCATGAGCAACAGGGCCTTGGCCATGTCATCCGGCCCGGAGGGAAGGCACTGCACAGCGTTGAAGGCCTTGTATGCGCGCAGCACAAACACCGCCCCAAGAACAACAAACATCGCCGACAGCAGGGATTGCGTCGCATATCGTTTCCAGCCCTTGACCACATACGGTTCAAACCCGATGCGGAAAAACATGAAAGCCATGCCAAGGGAAAATACGGCAACCCTTGTGCAGGTGTCGAAATCAACAAACATATAGTAGGCTATTGCGGCTGAAATAACCGCAAAAACACCATAGTTCACTGCCATGCGACGCCTCGGCCTGACCCCTCCGTACAGCAACAGGCCACGGAACAGAAAAACCCCGGAGAGCAGCATCAGCACTCCGCCAATGTAGAGGGAAAGCAACAGATCAAAGGGACGGAAGTAGTTAAGAAACAGCCCTACAGACCAGCAAACCAGCCCGAGCGTCATACTCCCGAACCCAGGATAGGTTCGGCGGTACAGATACGTGTACACAAGCACGGAAGACAGCGAAAAATAGAGAGCCGCCACGAGAACTGCCATGGTGAAGGCATCAAAGTTGCTCAAAAGATCAATCATTGGCAACGATCCGTAACGGTTGGGAATAAGCCAAAAAAGGTCAGAATGCCCCAGAAACATTAAGCAAGATTAGCATGTTGATGCATACCTGAAAAGGCGCAATAACTTCCCCAGCCTGCCAGACAAGAGCACGCCTTTTGCACTACCGCCCCTTTCCGCTTGGTTGACCTGCACCGTGCTTCACGCGTAAGGGCAATAAGTGGCTGCAACCTGCCGTGTTGCCTGTTGAATACGTTCCATCCCGGCCCTGATGCCGGATCAGCGAAGGCCTTATGGATATTCCTGTTCTTGTAGTTGTGCTCGCCTGGTTTGTGGGCGGCTTTGTTTCTGGTGCAAGCGGCATCGGCGGCGCCATGATCGCCCTGCCCCTTGCGGCCCTGTTTATTCCCATTCAGGTTGTCATCGCCCTGAGCTGCATACTTAATCTGGTTATGGACGGCGCGATCGCCGCCATGCATTTTCGGTATTGCAAGGTTCGCGCGCTCTACCCTCTGTTTGCCGGTGCCATCCCCGGCTCCATCATCGGTCTTTTCATTCTCCAGATGGTTCCTGGCAGCATGCTCCAGGGCATGACCGGCATACTCCTGCTGGCATTTGTGCTTTGGCAGAGCCGTTCGCGCGTAAGCCAGACCGGGCAGGAATCCTGGCTCAAAGGCGGGCTTGCGGGCTTTGCCTCGGGCGTGCTGGGGTCGGCCATCTCTTTTGACGGCCCCCCTGTAGGCGCCTACGGCCTTTATGCCGGGTGGACTCCACGGATATTTCTCGGCACGCTGGGCGTATTTTTTATCATCAGGGCTTCGCTGACCTGCGTTCTCCAGGCCGGGGCGGGATTATACACGCCCGAAGTGCTGCGCTACGCCGCATACGGCATGCCTGCCACGGTGCTGGGCACGCTGTGCGCTTTCCCTGTAGCGAAAAGAATCAATCCTGAACGCTTCCGCACCGTGCTGCGCGGCATCATTGCCGCTGCTGCTCTCGTCTGCATCTGGCGGGCATGGTTGTAGCGCCCAAACCACCTGCAATTTCCCATCATTATTGGCCTCCTCGCGGAGGCCTTTTATTTAAGGCAAGGCCCATTCCAAACAGATGCTTGCCCCGGATGCAATACAAATTTGTAATCTACAGTGGCTTTCCGAGGTTAACAAAACAATATTGTTTTGGTACCACCCTGTTTTTTCAATTAAAAATATTTAATTTACTGAAATAAAACAATTTTCAACTTTGGCAATCATGTTGCAATACCCTCTGCAAAATCTGGAGGGTTTTCGTATGAATATGTTGCTGAAAAAAGTTGTGGTTGGTGCAGCGCTGGCAAGTTCGCTCCTTATGGGCGCCAATACCGCCCGTGCCGACCTGCTTGCGGATATCAAGGCCAAGGGCGAAATCGTCATTGGTACCGAAGCCCGTTTTACGCCGTTTGAGTTTATGGAAAATGGCAAAATCGTGGGCTACAGCACCGACCTGCTTGAAGTCATCATGAAGGACATGCCCGGCGTTAAGGTCAAGCGCATGGATATTCCCTTTCAGGGCATCCTGCCCGGCCTGAGCGCTAAAAAATTTGACTATATCGTCACGTCTGTCACCGCCACCAAGGAACGCAACGAGCACTACGCCCTGAGCGTGCCCGTAGCTGACGCCACCGTGGCCATGCTGGTACGCGCAGACAGCCCCTTTGCAAAGCCCGAAGACCTGAGCGGCAAAACCGTGGGTTGCCAGACCGGCTCCGCCCAGATCAAGGCCATCGACCTGCTTGCCGAAAAACTTGGCGGCAAGGACAAGATCAAGGTCAAGGAATACGTGGCCTTTGACGAAGCCTACGCCGACCTTGCCGCAGGACGCCTTGACGGCGTGGCGCAGTCCTACCCCAACCTTGCGGACGTTATCAAACGCCGCCCCGGCGTGTTCAAGATCCTCACCCCTCCCTTCGGCCCCAAGGTCTACTTTACCTGGGTGGGCCGCAACGATGCGGACAGCGCAAGCCTCGCGGCTTTCTTTGATGACGGTCTGCGCAAGCTCATCGCCAGCGGCAAAATGGCAGAGCTTCAGCAGAAGTGGTTTGGCTTTACCATGGAAATTCCCACAGAGCTGCCCACGCCCGTTCAATAGCCTTTCCTTCCTTCACACATGGCCCCGGTCCTATGAGGCCGGGGCCTGCTTTTGACAGTTTATACATTATTTCAGGAGAATAGGTATGAGTCCGGTCAATTCCCTGCAATCCCCCCGGTTTTGCGGCATCCGCACCTTCATGCGGCAACCGGCGGCAACGGGTGAAACCCCGCAGGCCGATGTTTCCATTATCGGCGTTCCCTTTGACAGCGGCGTATCATACCGCCCCGGCACCAGATTTGGCCCTGCGGCCATCCGCGAGGCCTCAACCCTGCTCAAGCCATACTCGCCCGAGCTTGATGTGGACGTGAACGAGAGCTTCACCATTGCCGACCACGGCGACATCGACACCATACCCGGCTACATGGAAGACAGCTTTGCCGCCATCACCAGCAGCCTGAAGCCTTTTTTCGCCTCCAAAACCCTGCCCGTCATTCTGGGCGGCGACCACAGCATCAGCCTGGCAAACCTGCGCGCCGTGCATGCGGCGCATGGGCCTGTGGCTTTGCTGCATTTTGACGCGCACAGCGACACCATACCCAGCTATTACGGCAAGCCCTACAACCACGGCACTCCCTTTTACTGGGCGCTGAAAGAAGGCCTCATCCTGCCGCAGCATTCCACGCAGATCGGCATTCGCGGGCCGCTCTACAGCCGCAACGCCCTTGACTGGCCCCGCCAGCAGGGCCTGCGCATCATCATGGGGCACGAGGCCCACGCAATGGGGCTGGAGGCTGTGATACGCGAGGCCCTCGCGCGCATCGGCGATGCCCCGGTGTTTCTGAGCTTTGACATTGATTTTCTTGATGCGGCCTATGCCCCCGGCACCGGCACGCCAGAGGTGGAAGGTTTCACCACCTACGAGGCCATGAGCCTTGTACGCGGCATTTGCAGCAAGCGCCGCGCGGTTGGCATGGATCTGGTGGAAGTGTTGCCCGACAAGGACGTGGCGGGCATTACCGCTTTGGCAGGAGCCTCCGTGATCTTTGCCTTTCTTGCGGCGCAGGCAGCCTTTCGAGGCGCGCAGCCCCGGACCGCAGATTGATCTGATGATGAAACAAAAATGTTTTGCATAAATTCAACATCCCGAAATCAAAACATTTTTGTTCTCATGGCCTCCTGATATATATCAATCAAAAATGAGCAACCTACTGTAAATAAATAATAATTGCCGCAATGGCATCCAGTTTGCTCAAAACACCATACTGACAGGCGGGGAGCTGTGCCGCAGGGGAGTCCTCCCACTGTTCCCCGCCGAAAACGCCCAACCGAGTGGATGCATCCACAGCAGGCTATCATGAACGAATGCAGCTTCATCCTTTCCATAATGCCGGAGCTGCTCCAGGGCGCAATAACTTCGGTTCTTGTGGCTATGGCGGCAATCTCGCTGGGTGTTGTGCTGGGCATTTCGGTGTGTCAGATGCGGCGGTCGCAGTTTTGGGGTTTCAAGCGGGCGGCGGGGCTGTACATCAGCTTTATGCGGGGCATTCCCGTGCTGGTGATTCTGTTTCTGCTGTTCTACCTGCCCTCGGCAGTCAATATTGAAGTACCCTCGCTGCTGGTTGCCGTGCTGGCCCTTGGCCTCAACACCAGCGCCTTTCAGGCCGAGATTTACCGCGGCGGCTTCAACTCCATACCCGTGGGCCAGATAGAGGCTGCCAAGGCGCTGGGCCTCAGCCGCATGCGCATTCTCACGCGCATCCAGTTGCCGCAGGTGCTGTCGCTCACAGGGCCGGAGCTGGTTAATGAGTTCATCATCCTGTTCAAGAACTCGTCGCTTATTTCTGTTATCGGCGTCACAGAACTCATGCGCCGCAGCGAGCAGCTTGTGTCCACAACCTACAAGCCTGTGGAAGTGTATCTGGCAGCAGCCATTATCTATCTGGCCCTGTGCCTGATTATTTCTCGCCTGGGCGAACGCCTCAAGGGGAAACACTGATGGACGCCCTCACCACGTTTCTGGCCCGCTGGCAGAGCTTTTTGATTGAGAACGGCCCGGATTTTGGCGCAGCGCTCTGGGTGACCATCCGCATCAGCCTGGTTGCCATAGTGTGCGGTCTGGCTCTGGGTTTTGCCGCGGAGCTTGGCCGCCGCATCTGCCCGTGGCTACGCAAGCCCGTGGCCTGTTATGTGGAGTTTTTTCGCGGTACGCCCCTGCTTATCCAGCTATATCTGCTCTATTACGGCGGCCCCAGAATCGGCATCGTGCTGGATGCGGAACCCGCAGGCATGCTGGGCATGTCGCTCTATGCCGCCGCCTATTTTTGCGAAATCTTCCGCGCCGGATTCGAGTCCATCCCCGAAGGTCAGCGCGAGGCGGCGCACTGCCTTGGCATTCGCCCCTGGCGCAGGCTGTGGCGCATTGAATTGCCGCAGATGGCCCAGATAGTCCTGCCGCCCGCAGTCAACCAGATCATCACGCTCATCAAGGATTCAGCGGTGCTCTCCATTATCACCGTGGCGGAACTGACCAAGACTGCCACCCGTATCATGAACATCAGCTTTGAAATTGTCATGCCCCTGTGCCTGCTGGCGTTGCTCTACTGGATTATTTCCGAGGCAGTGGCAGTTTTGTGCGGCAAGGCGGAGGCCCGCCTGACCAGGCATTTGACGCGTTAGCGCTGCATCAGACCCGCACGGATTTATACAGAAATCCGCGCCGCCAAGGCTCCAAAGGAGAACAGGTCATGGAAGAAACAATCACCCCTGCCATCAGAATATGCGATGTGCGCAAGCGCTATGGGCAGCACGAAGTGCTTCAGGGCATTGATATGGAAGTCATGCCCAAGGAAGTGGTCTGCCTTATAGGCCCTTCCGGTTCCGGTAAAAGCACCCTCTTGCGCTGCGTCAACTTTCTTGAAGTGTACGACGAGGGCGAAATTCTGGTTGAAGGCGCACTGATGGGCTACGAGGTGCAGTACAACGGCACCCGCCGCCGCGCCAGCGAAACACGCATCCGCGAAAGCAGGCGCGACCTCGGCATGGTGTTTCAGCATTTCAACCTTTGGCCGCACATGACGGTGATGGAAAACGTCACCGAGGCGCTCATTTCCGTTGCTGGCAAAAGCCGCGCCGCAGCCGAAAAAAAAGGGCTGGAATGCCTTGAACGCGTGGGCCTTGCCGAAAAACGCAACAGCTACCCGGCCCAGCTTTCCGGCGGGCAGCAACAGCGCGTTGCCATTGCGCGCGCCCTGGCAACGGAGCCGCGCATCATGCTGTTTGACGAGCCAACCTCTGCCCTTGACCCCGAGCTTGTGGGCGATGTGCTGCAAGTCATGCGCAGCCTGGCCAACGACGGCATGACCATGCTCATAGTGACCCACGAAATGGGCTTTGCCGCCGAGGTGGCGGATCGGGTGGTCTTTATGGAAGGCGGGCACGTTGTGGAGCAAGGGCCGCCGGACAAACTTTTTCATACGCCGGAAAGCCCGCGCCTTGCGGCCTTTCTGAAAAGCTGGACGCACCGCAACGGACAGGTTGCCTAGCTTCCGCAGCACTGCCGCCAACATCCGCTACGAGTGGCAGGCAGCATATCTGGCACAAGCCTTTGGCAGGAGAACATGCCCATGAGCGAATACATCACCATTCCCGGCCGCTGCGGCGATGCCGCCATTGTGCGGGCCGGTGAACGCATCAAGATCGTCAACATCACGGGGGAGCAGGTGGTGGACACCTGGGCCTTCAACCAGCGCAATCCGCAGGAATATATGTCCATGCAGCATGTGCGGCCCGACCTCAACAAAGGCATTCCCGGCCCGGGCGACAGGCTGGTGACCAACTGCCGCCGCCCGGTGCTCACCATGCAGGAAGACACCAGCAACGGCGCGCACGACACCTTTATGGCCGCCTGCGACATCTACCGCTACATGGCCCTTGGCGTGCAGGGCTACCACGCCAACTGCACGGACAACATGTATGCGGCCCTGCGCAAGCTGGGCATACAGTTGGATTTTTGCCCCTGCCCCCTGAACCTGTGGATGAACACCCCCATTGTGGACAACAAGGCCCACTGGCTGCCGCCCCTGAGCAAGGCGGGCGACTACGTGGTGCTTGAAGCCCATTTTGACTGCGTGGTGGTCATGTCTGCCTGCCCGCAGGATATTCTGCCCATCAACGGTAAAAACTGCGTGCCTTCTGACATCAAATACAAGGTCTACGCGGCCTGATCGCGCGGCAAAAAGACAAGTACCGGCCCCCATTGCGGCGGCGCACCATAACAGACCGAACTCTTCCGGCCCAAACATCGAGGTTTATATGGCTTCCATGCAACCACCCAGCGCGTCTTCGTCCCCACGTTTCTGCAACACCGGCAGCTTCATGCGCATGCCGCGTATGGACGACCCCAAGGGCATGGATTTTGCGGTTTTCGGCATTCCCTTTGATACGGGCAGTTCCTACCGCACGGGTTCGCGCTTCGGGCCTTCGGCCATCCGGCATATTTCGAGCATGATCAAGCCCAACAACGTGATCTTTGAAGTCAATATTCTCAACGAGCTGACCGGCGGCGACTTTGGCGACGTCAATATTGTGCCCGGTTACATCGAACCTTCGTACGCCGCCATCACCCAGTTCATGCAGCCCCTGCTTGAAGCCGGGGCAGTGCCGCTGGGCCTTGGCGGCGACCACGCCATCACCCTTGCCGAACTGCGTGCCGTTGCCTCCCAGCACGGCAAGGTAAGCCTGCTGCATTTTGATTCGCACCTGGATCTGAACGAATCCGTATTCGGACAGCCGTACAACCACGGCACACCCTTTCGGCGTGCGCTGGAAGAAGGCCTCATCGACCCGTCCACCTCTATCCAACTGGGCATGCGCGGTTCGCTCTATGACCCGGACGACTTCAAGATTGCCGCCGACCTTGGCTTCAAGGTGCTGCCCGCGCACATTATGCGCGAGATGGGCTTGCCTGCGGTTATAGAAGCCATCCAGCAGCGCGTTGGCGACACAAAAGTATTCCTCACCTTTGATATCGACTTTGTGGATCCTGCCTATGCCCCCGGCACCGGCACGCCCGAGGTCGGCGGTTTTACCTCATGGGAGGTGCTGAGCCTGGTACGCGCGCTCAAAAATCTGCACTACGTGGGCTTTGACATAGTGGAAGTCATGCCCGGCATAGATCAGGCAGAGCTGACAGCCTATCTGGCCGCCAACATCGGCTTTGAATTTCTGTCCATCCTCGCATTTCAAAAAAAGAACGGCCTGCGGTAAGGCCGTTTGTGGATGAAATGGATTAAGCGCCCTAAATAACCTGACAATATTTCCGCAACTTACCATCACACGCACGGCGCAGCCCTGTTACCCTCACAGCGCTGCGCCGTTATATTTTCTGCCAGACAATCCCGTCTGGCGTGGCCTGAATCCGACTAAACTTCGGCGGTGTACGGCGGGGCTGGATCGTACTGCAAAATTTTGCGCACAAGACGGGCGTGATCAGGGTCATGAATCTGCCCAACGAGCCACAGAGCCATGTCCATACCCGCAGAGACACCCTGCGAGGTAACGATCTTGCCGTCGCGCACATAGCGCGCATCCGGCAGAGCCGTTATTTCCGGGTCGCCTTCAAGGGCGTCCATGAGCTGCCAGTGCGTTGTGGCCCGGCGGCCCCTGAGCAGCCCGGCCTTTTGCAGGATCAGCCCACCTGTGCACACGGCGGCGAGGTATTCCACCTTTTCGTACTGCTGGCGCACCCAGTCCAGAATGGCCGGGTCGCTCCAGGCGTATTCGGAAACTTCCGCAGTGCCGGGCAACAGCAGCACATCCAGCGGCGGGGCGTTTTGCAGGCTGTAGTCCGGCGTGATGCGCAAGCCGCTCAATCCGCAGAGCATCTGGCCCGTGCAGCTCAGCGTCACCACCCTGCCGCCCCCGGCAAACTGGTTGGATGCCGCAAAAACCTGCATGGGCGCTACAAAATCCAGCTCCGCCACCTGTTCATAAATATATATTCCGTATGTGAGGCCTTTTTTCATCTTTATTCTCCTTTAAAAAAATGTCGGCTGTACTGATGGGGACTCAGGCCAAGGCGGCGGATGAAGGCCTTGCGCAAACGGTCTTCGCTGCCAAAACCCGCCGACTGCGCCACCGAGGCAAAGGAATCAGCCCCGGATTCAATGAGCTCCCGCGCCCGGGTAATGCGCAAGCCTTCCACAAAGCGTGCGGGGCTGCTGCCGGTTTCTGCGGGGAATACCCGCGCGAACGACCGGGGGCTCATGTTCGCCACCTCGGCCAGGCGCTCAACAGTCAGATTCTTGCCAAGATTCGCCTCCAGCCAGCGCACCAGAGGGGCAAATCTGCCCGCATTGACCTGCGCGGCCAGCGCGGAGCTGTACTGGCTCTGGTTGCCGGGGCGGCGGCGGTACAAAAGCAGTACGCGGGCGACTTCCATTGCCAGCTTGTCGCCGTAGTCTTCCTCAACCATATCCAGGGCCAGATCTATGCCCGCCGTAACGCCGCCGCTTGTGGACGTGTTGCCATCGCGTACAAAAATGGCGTCAGGCTCCACTGTAATCTGCGGGTACAGCGTGGCCAGACGGTCAGCCACCAGCCAGTGGGTTGCCGCCCTTTTGCCGTGCAGCAGACCGCAGGCCGCCAGAATGAACGCCCCGCTGCACACGCTTGCTATGCGCGCAGACAGGGCCGCCGCCGCGCTTACCTGCTTTATGATTTCCGGATTCTCCGATGTGGCTTCCGCATCCACGGCGCCGGGAACAACAAGAATATCCGGTGAAAGATTTTCGAGTGTTGTCTCCGCCGTCAGCACAAGGCCGGATGACGTGCGCACAAGGCCGGGGGTGCAGGCGGCGAATACGGGCGTATAGCCTTGATCGTTTTTGTTGCTGTGCGCCAGAATATCCGTAGCCGTGGCAAAAACCTCCAGCGGGCCGGATACATCCAGCGAGACAATGCCGGGATAAAGAAAGAAAACAACGCGCTGTTTCATGTGTGCAGAATAGAAAACGACCGTACTGGCAGCAATGACAAAAAATAGTTTTTTTCTGCCACAATAGCGGCAACAGGACGCCGCCGGAACAGGCGGTGCAGATTGGCAGAAACAAATAAAGGCCGCCCGGGGCATACTCACGGGTATGCCGGGCGGCCTTTATATTGTTGAATGTCGGGCCTTCTGGCCCGTCTTTTACTGTTTCTTTTTATCGCGGGTCTGTTTGGTGGGGCTGCTGGGAGCCGCAGCCTTGGCAGGAGCCTTGGTGGACATGCTGCGCAGGGCGGCCTTGGCATCAGGGTCTCCGTTCTTGGCGGCAAGCTGATACCAGCGACTGGCTTCGGTCAGGTTGCGGGGAACGCCCGTACCCTGTTCGTACATGAGGCCAAGGCTGTATTGGGCGGCAGCTTCGTTCTGCTCCGCAGCCTTGCGGTACCAGTCCACAGCCTGAGTATAATCCTGCGCTACGCCGCGCCCCTGCTCATACATATAGCCGAGGTTGTACTGCGCTTCCGCATAGCCCTGCTCTGCCGCGCGTGTATACCACTGCACTGCCTTGGCGGGATCCTGGGCATAGCCGCGCCCTTCAGCGTACATGTAGGCCAGGTTGTTCTGGGCTTTGGCGTGATCCTGCTCCGCGGCCTTTTCAAACCAGTGGGCCGCCTTGGTGTCGCTCTGATTTTCGCCCTTGCCGTTCATGTAGGTCCAGCCAAGGGAATACTGAGCCGAAGCCAGCCCCTGATTGGCGGCACGGGTGTACCAGTCAATGGCGGCGGCTTCGTCCTTGGGTACGCCCTTGCCATAGGCATAGAGGTAGCCAAGATTGTACTGGGCCATGGCAAGGCCCTGATCGGCGGCCTTGCGGAACCAGCGGGCGGCCTCGTGGTAATTGCGGGGAACGCCATCCCCGGTAACCAGCGACGTGGCCCAAGAATTCATGGCGCTGACGTCGCCCTTCTCCGCCGCCAGACGGAAAAATTCCGCAGCGCGCGTATTGTTTTTCTTCACGCCCTTGCCTTCAAGGATCAGGCGACCCATGACATAGAGAGCTTCAGCATTGCCGCTGTCCACCAGCGGCTTGAGCACGCGCACGGCCTGATCGTAATCGGCCTTGTCCAGCGCGGCCTGAGCCTCGCGCAGGGTCGAGGCGTCATCAGCCAGAACAGTGCCGCCCATGAGCAGAACAGAACAGAATACCGCAGCCACCAACAGCGACAACGAAAAAACACGAACTTGCATGTGTTACAGACTCTTCAGCATTTTCAGCCAGTAAGGGTTAGGACCGCCCGGAACGGTCAGGGCCTGCTGCGCGCAGTACGCCTTGCGCGCCTGCTGCACCTTATCGCTCATCCACCATGCCAGCGGATCACTCCAGACCTCGGCGGCCTTGGCGGCGGCCTTCTGGGGTGTTTCGTGCCATATACCGGCTTCGGCCAGCATGTCCAGCAGGGCCGTGGCATCGCTTGTCAGCGCCCAGGCCTCGCGCCGCCAGAACAGCACCATGGGGATATTGGCAACCAGCGATTCCAGCAGTGTTGTACCGTTGTGGTCCAGCACCAGCAAACGGCAGGCATAGAGGTGGTTTGACAACGTGCCCGTGGCCATCCGCACCGCGGGAAAACGCTCCAGCACCCAATCCGCATCGCGCAGGGAGCCGGGAACCGGGAAATAGGGACGGTACAGCGAACAGGCCTGCACATCGCGCCCCAGAGCTTCAAAAAATCGAGCCTTGTCCTTGCGGTATTCCACTATCTGCAAGGGCGAGGGATGCGCGTCAAGCCGATAGGGAAAGGCGGGCATTTCCGTGCCGACATACAGCAGGTTTTCGCCCTTCTGCCCCTGCCAGCGCCCTTCAAGACCATCAAGCTGCGGATACGGCAGGGGAATAAAATTGCCCGCACTGCCCTGATGCTGCTTCCAGCCCCATGTGCCAAAGGCATGCTGGCTGTATTCCACCATCTCCACATCCGACACGCAGCGCACCTGCCCGTAGTCGCTGCCATGCTGCACATACATGAGGCGGTTGCCCCGCCCCCGCCACTTGGCCAGCGACTGGCGGTAATCCGCATCTTCATAGGCCAGCACGCTGGCAACACGCAGGCGCGGCCCCAGCGGATCAGGCGTAAGACGGGCCGGATGTCTGTGGCTTGCCAGCAGTTGCGGCAAGGAAGCCATGAACAGCGTCACCAGCGTGCTGGCGAAATTTTCTGGCAGATCCGCCGCAATACCGGTGGCGGCGCTGCTGTATTCCGCCTGCGGGCGCGACCTGTCCGGCCCATGGCTGCGGTGCAGCAAGGCCAGCGAAAAACGCAAGGTCTGGGCAATGCTCATGCCCTTGAGCCGGGGGCAAGGCAGGCGCAACATCAGCTTGCGCAGCACCTCACGCACCTGCTCCTTGCCGGAAAGCTTTTCCTGCTCGCCATAGTTTTTTTGCACCGCAGGCAGATATTCCATGCTCCAGGCTGCGGGAAATACCTCTTCCAGCAGGCGCGAGAACAGCCAGTGGTTGTAGGTATGCCCCAGCGCCCCGTGCATCACAAAGTCCGGCCCGGTTGCAAAACTGAACGAGCAGTCCCTCGGCAGCAGCGGCACATGCAGCGGCTCCTGCCCCCAGGCCTGCACCATGGCCTTGACCCGCCACCAGCGTTCCACAACCTGCTTGGAAACATTCATTGCCCAGGGCGTGAGCAGGGTTTCCCAATAGGCAGGGGGCAAATTGCGGGCATGCGGGCAGATACGCTCGGCAACATGAGGCAGCATATCTGCACAGAGAGCCTTTACCTCCTGGCAGGCCCGCTCCTGCAAGGGAATCTCGACCAGCGGCTCAGGAGCAAAGGTGAATTTTTTATCCCAGTCGGGAAAAAATTCTTCCTGCTCGGCAAAACACCAAGGCCCGGCCGCGCGAAAAAACGCAGGGTCGGCCTTGTGGGGCATACGCCCAAGAACAAGGGTTATGCGCCCGTTGCTCATAATCAGGCCCTGTCAAGATCGGCCCAGGAAAGCACGGTATCTTCGGGCAGATCTCGGCGGGCGCGCATACCAAGCACCTCGTCGTAATTACGGGGGGAGATGCCATGCGCGGGGCGCTTCCAGGTAAGATCGGCAGCGGTCAGCGGCTGACCGGCAGGCACGGCCCGCGTCGTCACCAGGGAGCGGCGGGCATGCTGACGTGCCGGTTCTTCTTCCGGCAGGGCGCGCAGTTCCATGTCGCCCACGCTGGCCAGCGTGGCGTTGAGCCGCTTGTAGAAATGCTTGAGGTCTTCCTTGTCCATGGCATGGTAGTGGTCGTTGCCGGGCAAGGTTTTGTCGTGCGAAAAGTGTTTTTCAAGAATACGCGCGCCCAGCAGGGTGGCGGTTTCAAGAATATGCATGTCGTTGGGCAGGGTGTGGTCGGAATAGCCGATGGCATGCTGGGGGAAATGCCGCTTGAGCGCGGGAATCATGCCCAGGGCCGCGTTTTCATCCGCAGTGGGATAGTTGAGCACGCAGTGCAACAGGGCCAGCTTGTTGCCCTTTTCTTCAATCCATTCCACGGCTTCTGCAATTTCGTGCAGATGCGCCGCGCCGGTGGAAAGAATAATGGGTTTTTTGAAATCGCAAAGGATGCGGATAAAAGGCTTGTTGGTTATGTCGGACGAGGAAATCTTGAACACGTCCATGAGGTCGTTGAGAAAGTGCGCCGACTCCACATCAAAGGGCGTGGACATGAAGG
This portion of the Desulfovibrio desulfuricans genome encodes:
- a CDS encoding tetratricopeptide repeat protein, whose product is MQVRVFSLSLLVAAVFCSVLLMGGTVLADDASTLREAQAALDKADYDQAVRVLKPLVDSGNAEALYVMGRLILEGKGVKKNNTRAAEFFRLAAEKGDVSAMNSWATSLVTGDGVPRNYHEAARWFRKAADQGLAMAQYNLGYLYAYGKGVPKDEAAAIDWYTRAANQGLASAQYSLGWTYMNGKGENQSDTKAAHWFEKAAEQDHAKAQNNLAYMYAEGRGYAQDPAKAVQWYTRAAEQGYAEAQYNLGYMYEQGRGVAQDYTQAVDWYRKAAEQNEAAAQYSLGLMYEQGTGVPRNLTEASRWYQLAAKNGDPDAKAALRSMSTKAPAKAAAPSSPTKQTRDKKKQ
- a CDS encoding LIC12162 family transferase: MSNGRITLVLGRMPHKADPAFFRAAGPWCFAEQEEFFPDWDKKFTFAPEPLVEIPLQERACQEVKALCADMLPHVAERICPHARNLPPAYWETLLTPWAMNVSKQVVERWWRVKAMVQAWGQEPLHVPLLPRDCSFSFATGPDFVMHGALGHTYNHWLFSRLLEEVFPAAWSMEYLPAVQKNYGEQEKLSGKEQVREVLRKLMLRLPCPRLKGMSIAQTLRFSLALLHRSHGPDRSRPQAEYSSAATGIAADLPENFASTLVTLFMASLPQLLASHRHPARLTPDPLGPRLRVASVLAYEDADYRQSLAKWRGRGNRLMYVQHGSDYGQVRCVSDVEMVEYSQHAFGTWGWKQHQGSAGNFIPLPYPQLDGLEGRWQGQKGENLLYVGTEMPAFPYRLDAHPSPLQIVEYRKDKARFFEALGRDVQACSLYRPYFPVPGSLRDADWVLERFPAVRMATGTLSNHLYACRLLVLDHNGTTLLESLVANIPMVLFWRREAWALTSDATALLDMLAEAGIWHETPQKAAAKAAEVWSDPLAWWMSDKVQQARKAYCAQQALTVPGGPNPYWLKMLKSL
- a CDS encoding N-acetylneuraminate synthase family protein; translated protein: MKLMEIFDVPTQETHIPVPYVIAEAGVNHEGSMDIARRLVDEAAEGGANAIKFQTYKAGTLASKDSPAYWDTSKEPTSSQYELFKKHDSFWKNEFEALKKYCDAAGIAFMSTPFDVESAHFLNDLMDVFKISSSDITNKPFIRILCDFKKPIILSTGAAHLHEIAEAVEWIEEKGNKLALLHCVLNYPTADENAALGMIPALKRHFPQHAIGYSDHTLPNDMHILETATLLGARILEKHFSHDKTLPGNDHYHAMDKEDLKHFYKRLNATLASVGDMELRALPEEEPARQHARRSLVTTRAVPAGQPLTAADLTWKRPAHGISPRNYDEVLGMRARRDLPEDTVLSWADLDRA
- the speB gene encoding agmatinase, translating into MASMQPPSASSSPRFCNTGSFMRMPRMDDPKGMDFAVFGIPFDTGSSYRTGSRFGPSAIRHISSMIKPNNVIFEVNILNELTGGDFGDVNIVPGYIEPSYAAITQFMQPLLEAGAVPLGLGGDHAITLAELRAVASQHGKVSLLHFDSHLDLNESVFGQPYNHGTPFRRALEEGLIDPSTSIQLGMRGSLYDPDDFKIAADLGFKVLPAHIMREMGLPAVIEAIQQRVGDTKVFLTFDIDFVDPAYAPGTGTPEVGGFTSWEVLSLVRALKNLHYVGFDIVEVMPGIDQAELTAYLAANIGFEFLSILAFQKKNGLR
- a CDS encoding DJ-1/PfpI family protein translates to MKKGLTYGIYIYEQVAELDFVAPMQVFAASNQFAGGGRVVTLSCTGQMLCGLSGLRITPDYSLQNAPPLDVLLLPGTAEVSEYAWSDPAILDWVRQQYEKVEYLAAVCTGGLILQKAGLLRGRRATTHWQLMDALEGDPEITALPDARYVRDGKIVTSQGVSAGMDMALWLVGQIHDPDHARLVRKILQYDPAPPYTAEV
- a CDS encoding GlxA family transcriptional regulator yields the protein MKQRVVFFLYPGIVSLDVSGPLEVFATATDILAHSNKNDQGYTPVFAACTPGLVRTSSGLVLTAETTLENLSPDILVVPGAVDAEATSENPEIIKQVSAAAALSARIASVCSGAFILAACGLLHGKRAATHWLVADRLATLYPQITVEPDAIFVRDGNTSTSGGVTAGIDLALDMVEEDYGDKLAMEVARVLLLYRRRPGNQSQYSSALAAQVNAGRFAPLVRWLEANLGKNLTVERLAEVANMSPRSFARVFPAETGSSPARFVEGLRITRARELIESGADSFASVAQSAGFGSEDRLRKAFIRRLGLSPHQYSRHFFKGE